In one Alphaproteobacteria bacterium genomic region, the following are encoded:
- a CDS encoding thiamine pyrophosphate-binding protein: MVNPRKDDPAETPVPSSGDTLWGSDALAETLRRLGIEYVALNPGSSLRGLHDSLVNHLGNTDPKMLLCLHEEHAVAIAHGWAKVTGEPMAVILHANVGLMHGSMAIYNAWCDRVPMLILGATGPVAADLRRPWIDWIHTSRDQAAIIRPYVKWDDQPASLPASVDAMAHAFSISKTAPQAPTYVCFDVSVQEAAISDMPSLPTFSTYPTPDVPTPSPSQLAHLKDMLKQAEHPTFMFGRMTRSAEDWSARVALAEHYGARVVTDVKTGAVFPTDHPLHVGPPSFFLSEPQAAALREADLIVAFDWVDVAGSIGHTQSTAPVVNISIDHHLSNGWSFDHTGPVRAELHIATQPDLCVAALLDDLGIPRPDAVPPIPVTANSAFDEAADAISMQDFASALGAGLRGELATLMRLPLGWDAGRWDFHHPLDYLGYDGGAGIGSGPGMAVGAALALQETGRLPVAVIGDGDTMMGVSALWTAARYRIPMLVVVCNNRSFYNDEIHQEKVAKARNRPTENKWIGQAIAGPDIDFAAMAEAQGMIGIGPISRPQDLSDAIRSAARQVRDGRCVLIDARVEPEYASSMSKGMTDDGS, encoded by the coding sequence TTGGTAAACCCGAGGAAAGACGACCCCGCCGAAACGCCTGTGCCGAGCTCCGGCGACACGCTATGGGGCAGCGATGCCCTTGCCGAGACGCTGCGCCGCCTTGGCATTGAATATGTCGCGCTGAACCCGGGCTCCAGCCTTCGCGGACTCCACGACAGTCTGGTAAACCATCTGGGCAATACCGATCCCAAAATGCTGCTCTGCCTTCATGAAGAGCATGCCGTCGCAATCGCACATGGCTGGGCCAAGGTAACCGGCGAGCCGATGGCGGTCATCCTGCATGCCAATGTCGGCCTGATGCATGGCTCCATGGCGATTTACAATGCGTGGTGTGACCGGGTTCCGATGCTGATTCTGGGCGCCACCGGTCCGGTCGCCGCCGATTTACGCCGACCGTGGATTGACTGGATACATACGTCCCGCGACCAGGCCGCGATCATCCGACCCTATGTGAAATGGGACGATCAACCCGCCAGCCTGCCCGCCTCGGTCGATGCGATGGCGCACGCCTTTTCGATTTCGAAGACCGCCCCGCAAGCACCCACCTATGTCTGCTTCGACGTTTCGGTGCAGGAGGCCGCGATATCGGACATGCCGTCGCTTCCCACATTCTCCACATACCCGACGCCGGATGTCCCGACACCGTCGCCCTCGCAGCTCGCGCACCTCAAGGACATGCTGAAGCAGGCGGAACACCCGACATTCATGTTCGGGCGCATGACCCGCTCTGCCGAGGACTGGTCCGCGCGCGTCGCCCTGGCAGAGCACTACGGGGCGCGTGTGGTGACCGACGTAAAGACCGGCGCGGTCTTTCCGACCGACCATCCGCTGCATGTCGGGCCGCCATCCTTCTTCCTGTCGGAGCCACAAGCAGCGGCGTTGCGGGAAGCGGATTTGATCGTTGCTTTCGATTGGGTCGACGTCGCGGGATCGATAGGCCACACGCAATCAACGGCTCCGGTGGTGAACATTTCCATCGATCATCATTTGTCGAACGGCTGGTCCTTCGATCATACCGGTCCGGTTCGGGCGGAATTGCACATCGCCACGCAGCCTGACCTCTGCGTTGCCGCCTTGCTGGATGACCTGGGAATCCCGCGGCCGGACGCCGTTCCCCCAATTCCTGTGACCGCCAATTCCGCTTTCGACGAAGCCGCCGACGCAATCTCGATGCAGGATTTCGCTAGCGCGCTCGGCGCAGGCCTTCGCGGAGAGCTAGCGACACTGATGCGCCTGCCGTTGGGATGGGATGCCGGACGTTGGGATTTCCATCATCCGCTGGACTATCTGGGGTATGACGGCGGGGCGGGTATCGGCTCGGGGCCCGGCATGGCGGTCGGCGCGGCACTGGCCTTGCAGGAAACCGGGCGCCTGCCGGTCGCGGTCATCGGTGACGGCGACACCATGATGGGAGTTTCCGCGTTATGGACCGCGGCCCGCTACCGGATCCCGATGCTGGTCGTCGTCTGCAACAACCGCTCCTTTTACAATGACGAGATACACCAGGAGAAAGTTGCCAAGGCGCGAAACCGCCCCACCGAAAACAAGTGGATCGGCCAGGCCATCGCCGGTCCGGATATCGACTTCGCGGCGATGGCCGAGGCGCAAGGCATGATCGGCATTGGCCCGATCTCCAGGCCGCAAGACCTGTCGGATGCCATCCGATCCGCCGCCCGCCAGGTCCGCGACGGCCGCTGCGTCCTGATCGATGCCCGCGTCGAACCCGAATACGCTTCCTCCATGTCAAAGGGCATGACCGACGATGGGTCATAG